The sequence below is a genomic window from Methylocystis sp. IM3.
GAAGGGCAGCAGCGTCAGGTGAATATAGATGCAGTGGTGCGGCGGCAGGTCGTTCTTGAGCTGGCGGATCGCCTCGAAGAAGGGGAGACCCTCGATGTCGCCCACCGTGCCGCCGATCTCGATCAGCGCGAAATCGACGTTGTCATTGCCCTCGAGCACGAACTCCTTGATGGCGTTCGTCACATGCGGAATGACCTGGATCGTCGCGCCGAGATAGTCGCCGCGCCGCTCCTTGTTGATGATGTCCTGATAAATGCGGCCGGTGGTGACATTGTCCTGCCGGGTCGCCGGGCGGCCGGTGAAGCGCTCGTAATGGCCGAGGTCGAGATCGGTCTCGGCCCCATCGTCGGTGACGAAGACTTCGCCGTGCTGATAGGGGGACATGGTCCCCGGATCGATGTTGAGATAGGGGTCGAGCTTGCGGAGCCGGACGGTATAGCCGCGCGCCTGCAGGAGCGCGCCGAGAACCGCCGACGCGAGACCCTTGCCAAGTGAGGAAACCACGCCGCCGGTGATGAAGATGTAGCGCGCCATGGGGCTTAACGCCTAACGCCTTTCTATGGATTTGGATAGCGTTTAATGCGCCGGAGAAGAACCCTTCCCCAGCGCGTCGCCAAAGGTGTGGAAAGGGAGGGGCCCGCGCTTATTGCGCGGGGGACTTCCACTGGGTCGCCGGCGCGGGCTGAGCGGGGGCCGGCGCTGATTCCGCCTTCGGAGCCTCGGCGGCCGGCGCCTCGGTCTTCGGAGCTTCGCTCTTGGGCGCCTCGGCGGCGGGTGCCGCTTCCGACTTGGGAGCCTCGATCTTGGGCGCCTCGATCACAGGTTGCGCCTGCGGCGCGTCGGCCTTCGGGGCCTCGCCCGCGGGTGCGGGCGCAGCGGCGCCCTGCTGGCGCTTCTGCTGGGCGCGCTGGAGCTGGTCGAAGATCGAATCCTTGCCGGCTTCGGGCGCCTTCTCGCCGGGCTTCAGCTCCTTGAGCTTGATGTCGCCCTGATCGATGGCCTTGGTCCAGTCGTCGCCGCCCTCGGCGTGACGCTGCCAGGCCGGCAGCACGGTCAGGGCGATGCTGGTGATGAAGAAGATCGTCGCGAGAATGCCGGTCGCGCGGGTCAGGGCGTTGGCCTGGCCGCGGCCCGTGAAGACGCCGCTGCCGCCCATGCCGAGCGCGCCGCCCTCGGACTTCTGATACAGCACGAGAACGACGAGCGCCGTCACCACCATCAGGTGGATCGCGATAATGACCTGCTGCATTTTCGACCTTCTTCCCTAGCGGAGCCCCGGCCGAAGCCAAGCTCGACGCCAAATCCCTGCGCGGGCTTCTACACCAAGCGGGACGCGCAAGGAAGGGGCGACGTGGCGACCCTGACGGCGATTGCGACCGGCTCATGAAAAAAGCGGGCCCGCGACGGCCCGCCCTGCGTAAAGCCGCGCGCTGCGACTCAGTAGAGATTGCCGTCCTGGCCCTTCCACTTGCCGCCTTCCTGATCGAAGCGGGTCTCGTCCTTGAATTCGATGACCTTGCCCGGCTCGATATACTGCTTGTCCTTGACCATCTGGTTCTGGATCGTGGTCGAGAAGTAGGTCGTATTGTCCGAGCAGCCGGGCTTCGGCGCGCCGCCCTCCGGCTTGCACTCCAGATTGGCGCCCTTCGGGAAGCGCACACTGGCGGTGAAATAGAACTCGTAGCCGGCGTGGCCCGCGCCCTCGACGTCGAGCGGCCAGAACCGCGTGACGTCGAACTTGTCGATCACGGCGTTCTCGTCGAACTTCTTCTTGATCAGGTTTTCGAAAACCTTGCGCGCGTCTTCGGGCTTCGGCTCGCAGTTGATGAGGCAGAAGGCCTTGGCGGGCGCCGCTCCGGCAAGGGCTGCGAACATGGCCAGCGCGCCGATCTTGAGAATATTCATGGTTGCAGCGTCTCCTCTTGGAATTGCGCGCGATCCCGGCTCTTTTCGCGGCCGCGACTCGGAGCCCGCAATTTCCTTGTTCCTTGACATTTTTCAAGCTGCACGGCTTCGCCGTTTCGAGCAAGGGAAAGGAGCCGCGCGAATTGTCGCACGGCCGCAGGCGCCGGGCGCCCGCGATGTTGCGCGGGGCGACCCGCCGCTCTATTGACGCTTTTGACTTTTCCCGCACGCAAAAAAGAGGGTTTCATGTCCGCCTACAAGATCCTGCTCCTGCCCGGCGACGGCATCGGTCCGGAAATCTCCGCCGAAGCCGAGAAGGTGATCGACTTCCTGGGTCGGGCGGGCGTCGCCAAATTCGAAATCGAGCGCGGCCTGGTCGGCGGCGCCGCCTATGACGCGCATGGCGTCGCGATCAGCGAAGGCGACATGAAGCTCGCGCAGGCGGCGGACGCCGTGCTGCTCGCCGCCGTCGGCGGGCCGAAATGGGACGGCGTGCCCTATGACAAGCGTCCGGAGGCCGGACTCCTGCGTCTGCGCAAGGACCTCGCCCTCTTCGCCAATCTGCGTCCGGCGATCTGCTATCCGGCGCTCGCCGACGCGTCGTCGCTCAAGCGCGACCTCGTCGATGGCCTCGACATCATGATCGTGCGCGAACTGACGGGCGGCGTCTATTTCGGCGAGCCGAAGGAAATCGTCACGCTCGAAAACGGCGAGAAGCGCGCCGTCGACACGCAGGTCTATACGACCCATGAGATCGAGCGCATCGGCCGCGTCGCCTTCGAGCTCGCGCGCAAGCGCCGCAACAAGGTCACCTCGTCCGAGAAGGCGAATGTCATGCGTTCGGGCTATCTGTGGCGCGAGGTGATCACCGCCCTGCACAAGCGCGAATACGCCGACGTTCAGCTCGAGCACATGCTCGCCGACGCGCTCGCCATGCAGCTCGTGCGCTGGCCCAAGCAGTTCGACGTGGTGGTGACCGACAATCTCTTCGGCGACATGCTGTCGGACGAAGCCGCCATGCTCACCGGCTCGCTCGGCATGTTGCCCTCCGCCTCGCTCGGCGCGGCCGACGCGAATGGCAAGCGCAAGGCAATGTACGAGCCCTGCCACGGCTCGGCGCCGGACATCGCCGGCAAGGGGGTCGCCAATCCGATCGCCATGATCGGCTCGCTCGGCATGGCGATGCGCTATTCCTTCGACAACGCCAAGGCCGCCGACGCCATCGACGCCGCCATCTCCGGCGTGCTGGAGAAGGGCCTGCGCACCGCCGACATCAAGGGCGACGCGCCCTCTTTCATCTCGACGCGAGAGATGGGCGACGCCATCGTCGCGGAGCTGAAGACCATTCTGGGATAGTCGGCGCGGCGAGGCCGGGCGCGTCCCGGCCAGCCATCTTCAGGCGTTCGCCGCGAGGCCGGCGAGCGCCTGTTCTATCTTCGGCCCGAGCGTCTTCTCGCGGAAGCCCAGAAGATTGCGCGCCTTGTCGAGGAGGCCGTTGCGTCCGGCGACCACGCAATCGACGCGCGTTTGCGCGCCCTCGGAGACGAGCGAGACGGTCGCGAGGCTCTCGGCGCCGCCGTTCATGAGCTTCAGGACGACCCGCGCGCCCGGCTCGGCCTCGACGAGCGCGGCGGCGCCGAGCGGCGTCCAGGCGGCGGGATCGGCGGCGCGCGCGAAGACCCGGCGCGCATCAGCGGCGACGGAAACCCTGCGCCGGACGGCGTAGCGGTCCGGCTGCATGATGAGCGCGGCGGCGAGCGCCGCAAGGGCGAAATAGAGCAGAACGAGCGCGACGCCGGCCATGGCCGCCTCCTTCGGATCAGGCCTCCCGGCGAAACCTAGCGCGCCCGCTGGCGCCTGCCACTGTGTCGCCCCGCCGGCATGCTCCCGTAAGGGTGTCAGCGGGGCGCGATCGCTCTAGGATGAGGTCATGACTCGCGCCGCCAGAACCATCGATCTCAACGCCGATCTGGGAGAGGGCTTCGGCCCCTGGCGCATGGGCGACGACGCGGCCATGCTTAGCATCGTCACGAGCGCCAATGTCGCCTGCGGCTTTCACGCGGGCGACCCCGACATCATGGCGAAGACCTTTGCGCTCGCATGCGAGAAAGGCGTCGCGGTCGGCGCCCATGTGGCCTTCCCCGACCTCGTCGGCTTCGGGCGCCGGCCCCTGCCCATGACGGCGGCGGAAATCGAACGCGCCGTCGCCTATCAGATCGGCGCGGCCATGGGGCTCGCGGCGCTCGCGGGCGTCCGCATCGCCTATGTGAAGGCGCATGGCGCGCTCGCGAATATTGCGGAGAAAAGCGTCGAGGTCGCCGACGCGCTGGCGCGGGCGACGCGCGCCGTCGATCGCTCCCTCATCCTGCTCGCCATCGCGCTGTCCGAACAGGCGCCCGCCGGCGAGCGCGCGGGGTTGAGGGTCGCCCACGAGATTTTCGCCGACCGCGCCTATGTGGACGACGGCGGGCTTCAGCCGCGCCGCGAGCCGGGGGCCGTGCTGACGGACCCCGACGCGGCGCTGGCGCGGGTCCGCGTCATGCTGGCCGAGGGAGCCCTCGTCACCATTTCCGGAAAGCGCCTGCCGACGCCGATCGACTCGATCTGTGTGCATGGCGATACGGCCCATGCGGTCGAGATGGCGCGGCGCCTGCGCGCGGGGCTGGAAGCGGATGGTTATGCGCTCGCGGCCTTCGCGGGGCCGTGAGATGGATCGGCCCCGCTATCTCGATCAGGGCGAAACGGCGCTCACGGTCGAATTCGGCGACGCCGTCGATCCCGAGGTCAACGCCCGCGTGCTCGCCCTCGAGGAGGCTTTTCGCGACGCGCCGCCCCCCGGCGTGCGGGAGACGACGCCGACCTATCGCTCGCTGCTCGTCCATTATGAGCCGCTCGAGATTTCGCGCGCCGCGCTGATCGGCTGGATCGACGCGCGCCTCTCCGCCATCGGGACGGCGCGACGCCCGAAAGGCGAGGGCCTGGGCTGGATCGTTCCCTGCTGCTACGACCCCGCGCTCGCCGAGGACATTTGCGAGGCGGCGGCGCTGCTCGGCCTCTCGGCGCCGGCGCTGGCCGCCGCCCATGCCGGCGCCCGCTACCGCGCCTATATGTATGGCTTCGCGCCAGGCTGGTGCTATCTCGGCGGCCTGCCCGACGCGCTCGCCTTGCCGCGCCGCCTGGCGCCGCGCGGGGCGACGCCGCCGGGCGCCGTGCTGATCGGCGGCGGCCTGTCTCTCATCGGCGCCGATCCCATGCTGACCGGCTGGTATGTCGTCGGCCGCACGCCGGAACGGCTGTTTTCCTTGCGGCGAGACCCGCCCTTTCTGGCCGCGCCAGGCGACGCGATCCGCTTCGAGCCCGTTGACGCGGCGACCTTCGCCGCGCTCGACGCGCGCGCGGCAGCTGGCGAGACGATCGCCCGGCGCGAGGCCTCTCCATGAAGGCGCGGCTCCTCGTCCATGCCGCGGGCCCGAGCGTCACGGTGCAGGACGCCGGCCGCTTCGGCTATTCGCGCTTCGGCGTGACGCCGGCGGGGCCGATGGATCCGCCGGCCTTTCTGACCGCGACGCGCGCCGTGGCGGCGGCGACGGCGCTCGAAGTCTCTCTCGGCGGCGTCGAGTTCGAGGCGGAGGGCGCGACGCTCGCCGTCGCGGTCGCGGGCGGCGGCTTCGATGTCAGGCTCGACGGCATGAGGCTCCCCGCCGCGACGCTGTTCCCGCTCGCCCCCGGCGCGCGGCTGTCGATCCGCGCCGGGACCGGCGGCGCGTGGTGCTATGTCGCCGTCGGCGCGCGCATCGACCTTCCCCTCGCGCTCGGCTCGCGCGCGACGCATGCGCGTTCGGGGATCGGACCCAAGCCCCTTTCGGCCGGCGACGCGCTGCCGTTCTCCGATATCGCGCCCGCCCCGGCTGCTCCGCAGCGGCTCGTTGCGCCCTGGCTGACGGGCGGCGACGCGCCGATCCGCGTGATGCTCGGGCCGCAGGACGATTATTTCCCCCAAGCCTCGATAGAGGCCCTGCTCGGGGCCGAGTGGCGGGTCGGCGCCCGCAGCGACCGCATGGCCTATGCGCTGGAGGGGCCTCGACTGGCCCATGCGCGCGGCCACGACATCGTCTCGGACGGCGCCGCCATGGGGGCCATACAGGTTCCGGGCTCCGGCGCGCCCTTCGTGCTGATGGCCGACCGCCAGCCGACCGGCGGCTATCCCAAGATCGCGACCGTCATCGGGGCGGATCTCGGCCGCATGGCGCAGCGTCGGCCGGGCGAGACGCTGCGGTTTCGCGCGGTCGACTGGGCGGCGGCGGTCGCGGCGCGGGCCGCGCTGAAAAAGGAAATGGCGGCGGGGGCGCTTGTGACGCCCCTCGCCGCCGAACTCTCCGCCGAGATGCTTCTGGCCGAAAATCTCATCGGCGGCGTGGTGAGCGCGCGGGATTAGGCCCCCTCGGGGGCGCCTCCCTTACTCCGCCGGCTCCTCGATTTTTGCCAGCACGGGCGCCTCCTCGACGGGCGCGGGAGCATGAGGGTCGTTTCGGCGCTTCCACCACTTCCACAGCATCATCCACCAGGGATCGCCGACATGGAGATGATAGCGCAGCGGCGTCTTGATGATCGCGAGCACCAGGCCGATCGAGAACAGGCACCAGACCGCCGGCCATTCATTGATGTTGTTCGTCGTGAGCCCGGCGAGCAGCGGCCCGGCGACCCAGGAGAAGAGGATGAAGCGCCAGCTGCCGTAGAGCGTCGGAATGTAGAAGGCCATCAGCGGATAGCTGATGAAACCGCGGCCCAGCCAGGAATCGCCCGCCATGCTGTTGCCGATGCCGTTCGACGGCACCAGCCAGGCGATGTGCCATTCGCCCTTCACCGTGCAGAGCACGTCGCCGCAGAGCGGTCGGCCGAGCGCGCAATGGCCCGCCCAGTTGAAGGGATAGAGCTGGAGAAGCATGACGATCGCGGCCACGAAACAGCCGAAGAAGGCCCAGGGCGCGATGATGCGCGCGCTGTCCTTGGGCATGAAATAGAGCGCGACCGCATTGATGAAGAAGGGCTGAAAGGCGATGTGCAGATAACCGAATATGGTCATCAGCTGATTGAGCGGCGAGTCGCATTGGTTGAGCACCGAATAGGCGACCGCCTGGAGCGACTCCATGCTCGCAAAATAGAGAAGGCAGACCCAGAGCGCCATCGGCTCCGGGTTCTTCTTGAGAGCGGAGTAGGCCGCGCCGGCAATGCCCGTGGCCGCCAAAACAGTCGAAGCTTCCCCGCTCCAGCACATCTCTCTCGTTTCCCCTCTTGTTCGTTATGCGCCCCGATACACCATCCGGCGACGGGCAAAAAGCCCCGCTCGCGAACGGGAAAGCGACGCCGCGCGAGGCGCTGTCACGGTTCGGGAATCTCACCCGGCGCGGCGAGTTCGAAATGCGCGAATTCGAAGCCCGGCGCGACCGTGCAGCCCACGAGCGTCCAGTCGCCGAGGCTTCTCGCCGCCTGCCAGACGCCCGCCGGAACGATCCCCTGAGGGCGCTCGCCGGCGAAAAGATCGGCGCCGAGCCGCAGGACCGTGCGGCGGCCCTCGTCGTATAGCGAGAGTTCCAGCGGCGCGCCAGCGTGCCAATGCCAGACTTCCGCCGCGTCCACCCGGTGCCAGGCGGAGACCTGCCCGGCGGGCAGGAGGTAATAGATGGCGGTCGAGGCGGCGCGTCCGCCTGTTCCCTTGGGGTCGCGGAAGGTCTCGCGGTAAAAGCCCCCCTCGGGATGCGGGGCGAGATCGAGAAGGCGCGCGACCTCCTGCGCCGTAAGGAGGGCCGCGCTCATCCGGCGAAGCTGTTCTTGCGCGCGCGCATCTCGGCGAAGACGGCGAAGGGATTGGCGTCCTCCATGCCCATCGCCTCCTTCACCTTGGGGTCCTCGACGCGCAGGAAGGGGTTGGTGGCGTTTTCGAGCGCGATGGTGGTCGGAAGGGTGAATTTCCCCTCGGCGCGCAGTTCCGCCACCCGCTCGACCCGATCGCGCAGCACCGGATTCTCGGGATCGACGGTGAGCGCGAAGCGCCCGTTGGCCTGCGTATATTCGTGCCCGCAATAGATCAGCGTCTCGCGCGGCAGATTGGCGAGCGTCTCGAGCGAGAGACGCATCTCGTCGGTCGTGCCCTCGAAGACGCGCCCGCAGCCGAGCGAGAAGAGCGTGTCGCCGACGAAGACCGCTTCGCCCTCCGGAAAGTAGTAGGCGACATGGCCGGTCGTATGGCCTGGCGTCGCGATGACCCTGGCGCGGGCGGCGCCCACCGAAATCTCGTCGCCGTCGGACACTGCGCGGTCGAGCGACGGCAGGCGGCCGGCGTCCGCGGCCGCCCCGATGATTTCCATCTGGGGGAACCGCTTCTTCAGCGTTTCCGCGCCCTGGATGTGGTCGGCGTGATGGTGGGTGATCAGGAGATGGGTGAGCGGCCAGCCGCGCCGCTCCGCCTCCGCCGCAATGGCGTCGCCGTCGGGGGCGTCGACGCTCGCGGTCGCGCCGGTCCTGGAATCATGAACAAGGAGCCCGAAATTATCGTTCAGGCAAATGAACTGCGCCACCTCTATGGACATTCCTGTCTCCACATGATCGGCCCGCATCATAGCGAAGGCGCGCGAAAATGCGACCAGGTTGAGCCTTGCCACGGGAAGCGAATAAGAAGATGATCCGCCGCATGGCCCCCGACGTCGTTGAACTGAGAGCTTTTTACGAGACCGCGCTCGGTGAGGTGGCGCGTCGCGTCGTGGGCCGGCTGCTGCGCGCCCGCTGGGAGGACCATGCCGGGCTGCGCGTGTTGGGACTGGGCTATCCGACGCCCTATCTGGACGGATTTCGCGAGAAGGCGCAGCGCGTTCTGGCCTTCATGCCGGCGACCCAGGGCGTCGTGCACTGGCCGCTTGACGGACGATCCGCCACGGCGCTGGTCGAGGCCTCCATGATGCCTCTGCCCGACGCCTGCATCGACCGGCTGCTGCTGGTGCACGCGCTGGAGGTGGAGGAGCATCCACAGGATCTCCTCGAGGAGGTCTGGCGCATCCTCGCCCCGGGCGGGCGCGTGGTGATCGTCGCGCCGAGCCGCACCGGATTGTGGGCGCGCCTCGACACCACGCCTTTCGGCCACGGCCACCCCTATTCGCGCGGACAGTTGCAGACGCTTCTTCAGGAGGCGCAGTTCCTGCCCGTCTTCTGGGGCGAGGCGCTCTATGTGCCGCCCTTCCAGCGGGTGACGCTGCTGCGCTCGGCGCCCGCCTTCGAGCGCATCGCCGGGCGCTTCTCGCTCCCCGGCGGCGGGGTCCATGTGGTCGAGGCGATGAAGCAGCTCTACCGGCCGGTGCTGCGCCGGGCCGTGCGGCGCGCGCCCGTCGTGGCCGAGCCGGCGCTGGAGCCCGTGCTGGAGCCCGAGGGCGCCGAGCCGGCGTGAGGCGCGCGCCTACCGCCGCCCGTCATCCACCTTGACGCCGAAGGATTGCGCCAGAAACAGCGCGCCATGAAGCAGCCCGACGTTGTCGATGCCATGGCCGAGCCCGGCCGACAGATGCCACTGCGTCGGCACGCCCATGTCGGCGAGCGAATTGGCGGAAAGCAGCAGCGCCTCGGCGGGGATGAGATCGTCGGCGTCGCCATGGACCAGCAGCACGGCGGGCGGGGGATTTTGCGCCAGCCGCGTCGAGCCCGGCGCGTCCTCGCCGGTGACGTGGATGCCGGAGTAGCCGAGAATGGCGCGCGGCGGCGTGGGCCGGCGCAGGCCCGTGTGGAGGGCCATCATCGTCCCCTGGCTGAAGCCGACGAGGGCGAGCGACCGCTCGTCGAGACCACGTCTCGCCAGTTCCCTGTCGAGGAAGGCGTCGAGCGTGGGGCGGGCGGCGTTGACGCCCTGCCAACGCTCGTCGGGGTTGCGCGTGAAGAGCGGGAACCACTGTCGCCC
It includes:
- the secG gene encoding preprotein translocase subunit SecG: MQQVIIAIHLMVVTALVVLVLYQKSEGGALGMGGSGVFTGRGQANALTRATGILATIFFITSIALTVLPAWQRHAEGGDDWTKAIDQGDIKLKELKPGEKAPEAGKDSIFDQLQRAQQKRQQGAAAPAPAGEAPKADAPQAQPVIEAPKIEAPKSEAAPAAEAPKSEAPKTEAPAAEAPKAESAPAPAQPAPATQWKSPAQ
- the leuB gene encoding 3-isopropylmalate dehydrogenase, with protein sequence MSAYKILLLPGDGIGPEISAEAEKVIDFLGRAGVAKFEIERGLVGGAAYDAHGVAISEGDMKLAQAADAVLLAAVGGPKWDGVPYDKRPEAGLLRLRKDLALFANLRPAICYPALADASSLKRDLVDGLDIMIVRELTGGVYFGEPKEIVTLENGEKRAVDTQVYTTHEIERIGRVAFELARKRRNKVTSSEKANVMRSGYLWREVITALHKREYADVQLEHMLADALAMQLVRWPKQFDVVVTDNLFGDMLSDEAAMLTGSLGMLPSASLGAADANGKRKAMYEPCHGSAPDIAGKGVANPIAMIGSLGMAMRYSFDNAKAADAIDAAISGVLEKGLRTADIKGDAPSFISTREMGDAIVAELKTILG
- a CDS encoding LamB/YcsF family protein; the encoded protein is MTRAARTIDLNADLGEGFGPWRMGDDAAMLSIVTSANVACGFHAGDPDIMAKTFALACEKGVAVGAHVAFPDLVGFGRRPLPMTAAEIERAVAYQIGAAMGLAALAGVRIAYVKAHGALANIAEKSVEVADALARATRAVDRSLILLAIALSEQAPAGERAGLRVAHEIFADRAYVDDGGLQPRREPGAVLTDPDAALARVRVMLAEGALVTISGKRLPTPIDSICVHGDTAHAVEMARRLRAGLEADGYALAAFAGP
- a CDS encoding 5-oxoprolinase subunit B family protein translates to MDRPRYLDQGETALTVEFGDAVDPEVNARVLALEEAFRDAPPPGVRETTPTYRSLLVHYEPLEISRAALIGWIDARLSAIGTARRPKGEGLGWIVPCCYDPALAEDICEAAALLGLSAPALAAAHAGARYRAYMYGFAPGWCYLGGLPDALALPRRLAPRGATPPGAVLIGGGLSLIGADPMLTGWYVVGRTPERLFSLRRDPPFLAAPGDAIRFEPVDAATFAALDARAAAGETIARREASP
- a CDS encoding 5-oxoprolinase subunit C family protein, encoding MKARLLVHAAGPSVTVQDAGRFGYSRFGVTPAGPMDPPAFLTATRAVAAATALEVSLGGVEFEAEGATLAVAVAGGGFDVRLDGMRLPAATLFPLAPGARLSIRAGTGGAWCYVAVGARIDLPLALGSRATHARSGIGPKPLSAGDALPFSDIAPAPAAPQRLVAPWLTGGDAPIRVMLGPQDDYFPQASIEALLGAEWRVGARSDRMAYALEGPRLAHARGHDIVSDGAAMGAIQVPGSGAPFVLMADRQPTGGYPKIATVIGADLGRMAQRRPGETLRFRAVDWAAAVAARAALKKEMAAGALVTPLAAELSAEMLLAENLIGGVVSARD
- a CDS encoding DUF5765 domain-containing protein, which encodes MCWSGEASTVLAATGIAGAAYSALKKNPEPMALWVCLLYFASMESLQAVAYSVLNQCDSPLNQLMTIFGYLHIAFQPFFINAVALYFMPKDSARIIAPWAFFGCFVAAIVMLLQLYPFNWAGHCALGRPLCGDVLCTVKGEWHIAWLVPSNGIGNSMAGDSWLGRGFISYPLMAFYIPTLYGSWRFILFSWVAGPLLAGLTTNNINEWPAVWCLFSIGLVLAIIKTPLRYHLHVGDPWWMMLWKWWKRRNDPHAPAPVEEAPVLAKIEEPAE
- a CDS encoding cupin domain-containing protein, translating into MSAALLTAQEVARLLDLAPHPEGGFYRETFRDPKGTGGRAASTAIYYLLPAGQVSAWHRVDAAEVWHWHAGAPLELSLYDEGRRTVLRLGADLFAGERPQGIVPAGVWQAARSLGDWTLVGCTVAPGFEFAHFELAAPGEIPEP
- the gloB gene encoding hydroxyacylglutathione hydrolase, with protein sequence MSIEVAQFICLNDNFGLLVHDSRTGATASVDAPDGDAIAAEAERRGWPLTHLLITHHHADHIQGAETLKKRFPQMEIIGAAADAGRLPSLDRAVSDGDEISVGAARARVIATPGHTTGHVAYYFPEGEAVFVGDTLFSLGCGRVFEGTTDEMRLSLETLANLPRETLIYCGHEYTQANGRFALTVDPENPVLRDRVERVAELRAEGKFTLPTTIALENATNPFLRVEDPKVKEAMGMEDANPFAVFAEMRARKNSFAG
- a CDS encoding class I SAM-dependent methyltransferase → MAPDVVELRAFYETALGEVARRVVGRLLRARWEDHAGLRVLGLGYPTPYLDGFREKAQRVLAFMPATQGVVHWPLDGRSATALVEASMMPLPDACIDRLLLVHALEVEEHPQDLLEEVWRILAPGGRVVIVAPSRTGLWARLDTTPFGHGHPYSRGQLQTLLQEAQFLPVFWGEALYVPPFQRVTLLRSAPAFERIAGRFSLPGGGVHVVEAMKQLYRPVLRRAVRRAPVVAEPALEPVLEPEGAEPA
- a CDS encoding alpha/beta hydrolase; its protein translation is MVEIDGPRAAAKSGKASQLVVFLHGFGADGDDLIEIGRQWRDFLPDADFVAPHAPERCAMSPMGRQWFPLFTRNPDERWQGVNAARPTLDAFLDRELARRGLDERSLALVGFSQGTMMALHTGLRRPTPPRAILGYSGIHVTGEDAPGSTRLAQNPPPAVLLVHGDADDLIPAEALLLSANSLADMGVPTQWHLSAGLGHGIDNVGLLHGALFLAQSFGVKVDDGRR